A portion of the Misgurnus anguillicaudatus chromosome 16, ASM2758022v2, whole genome shotgun sequence genome contains these proteins:
- the spata4 gene encoding spermatogenesis-associated protein 4: MAYSPSPKKAGLPREVLKWLQSLDLSFSTKNVRRDFSNGCLVAEIFSWYFPKDFHMHSYENGASLPTKQSNWSQIEKFFVKQNISLSKEVIDGTIHCKPGAAELLVQDIYSILTNRRIQSIQRVEQGFTDKAYQEQLPMVARATASVAIKNNLCLSEVIAEPNIIANQRKVLDIIHRHIERRKEERNQEPNRFNVRPTLGEQAVRIASLLAHQSEPELQINSSVAAC; encoded by the exons ATGGCCTATTCACCGTCGCCCAAGAAGGCTGGCCTGCCACGAGAGGTTTTAAAATGGCTGCAAAGTCTTGATTTATCGTTTTCGACCAAAAACGTGCGCAG aGACTTTTCCAATGGATGCCTAGTGGCAGAAATATTTTCCTGGTACTTCCCAAAGGATTTCCATATGCACTCATATGAAAATGGAGCATCGCTGCCTACCAAGCAGTCAAACTGGTCCCAAATTGAAAAA ttttttgtgaAGCAAAACATCAGTTTGTCAAAGGAAGTCATAGATGGCACCATCCACTGCAAACCTGGTGCTGCAGAGCTTCTTGTCCAGGACATTTACAGCATCCTGACCAACAGAAG GATCCAAAGCATCCAGAGGGTGGAGCAAGGCTTCACTGATAAGGCCTATCAAGAACAGTTGCCCATGGTGGCTCGAGCCACTGCTTCAGTGGCCATAAAGAACAATCTGTGTCTCAGTGAGGTTATAGCTGAACCAAACATCATAGCCAACCAGCGTAAAGTCCTGGACATCATACACCGGCACATAGAACGGAGAAAAGAAGAGAGGAACCAAGAACCAA ATCGATTCAATGTAAGACCCACTCTTGGAGAACAGGCTGTCAGAATTGCTTCACTTTTGGCCCACCAGAGTGAGCCAGAACTTCAGATAAACTCCAGTGTTGCTGCttgttaa
- the asb5a gene encoding ankyrin repeat and SOCS box protein 5 isoform X2 — translation MKPADSFSDSFKKIFEENDIRRKHFPEGTQALSKVEVLLSWLTSQGSWADRSPVHDAASQGRLLALKTLIAQGHSVNVLTVDHISPLHEACVGNHVACARALIDAGANVNVTTIDGVTPLFNACSVGSLRCLELLLQSDARPQALALCQPSPIHETVSRGYSNLVEALVEWGVDVDYEIPHMGTPLYTACRCKEFICARKLLDGGANVQRGSNMETPLHAAAQKDCVSILKLLLEYGADINARNLEYKRPVEVAPPGSLTEGFLLIYEATPRPLCQMCRQQIRESLGPSRLHCIPHLPLPKPMKDFLQYR, via the exons ATGAAACCAGCAGACAGCTTTAGTGActcttttaaaaagatttttgaagagAATGATATAAGGAGAAAACATTTTCCTGAAGGGACGCAAGCTCTGTCAAAAGTGGAAGTCTTGCTGAGCTGGTTAACCAGCCAAG GCTCATGGGCTGATCGCTCCCCTGTTCACGATGCTGCCAGCCAAGGACGACTGCTGGCCCTCAAGACCCTGATTGCTCAG GGCCACAGTGTGAATGTGCTGACAGTAGACCACATTAGTCCTCTTCATGAAGCGTGCGTAGGGAACCATGTTGCCTGTGCCAGAGCCCTGATAGATGCCGGAGCCAAC GTTAATGTGACAACTATTGATGGTGTGACTCCATTGTTCAATGCCTGCTCAGTTGGCAGTCTTCGCTGTCTCGAGCTTCTCTTGCAGAGTGATGCTAGACCACAGGCCCTGGCTTTATGCCAGCCTTCCCCAATCCATGAGACAGTCAGCAGAG GCTACAGCAATTTAGTGGAGGCATTGGTCGAGTGGGGTGTGGATGTAGATTATGAAATTCCTCACATGGGCACCCCTCTCTACACTGCTTGTCGATGTAAGGAGTTCATCTGTGCCCGCAAGCTGCTTGACGGAG GTGCAAATGTGCAAAGAGGCTCAAATATGGAGACTCCTCTTCATGCAGCTGCCCAGAAAGACTGTGTAAGCATATTAAAGCTACTGCTGGAATATGGGGCAGATATAAATGCACGCAACCTGGAGTATAAACGGCCCGTCGAGGTTGCTCCTCCAGGGAGTTTAACAGAGGGCTTCCTGTTGATTTATGAAG cTACTCCCCGTCCTTTGTGTCAGATGTGCCGTCAGCAAATCAGAGAGAGTTTGGGTCCTTCCCGACTTCATTGCATACCACATTTGCCCCTCCCAAAACCTATGAAGGATTTTTTACAATATAGATAA
- the asb5a gene encoding ankyrin repeat and SOCS box protein 5 isoform X1 has translation MTETTEDYRPFAAQLSNVYLTILALFCFRLFVRITLNLLTHFYIIKGNRREAARISADFYGNGQGYGSWADRSPVHDAASQGRLLALKTLIAQGHSVNVLTVDHISPLHEACVGNHVACARALIDAGANVNVTTIDGVTPLFNACSVGSLRCLELLLQSDARPQALALCQPSPIHETVSRGYSNLVEALVEWGVDVDYEIPHMGTPLYTACRCKEFICARKLLDGGANVQRGSNMETPLHAAAQKDCVSILKLLLEYGADINARNLEYKRPVEVAPPGSLTEGFLLIYEATPRPLCQMCRQQIRESLGPSRLHCIPHLPLPKPMKDFLQYR, from the exons atGACAGAAACCACTGAGGATTACAGACCATTTGCAGCCCAGCTGTCCAATGTTTACCTCACCATCTTGGCCCTCTTCTGCTTCAGACTTTTTGTTAGAATCACCCTAAATTTACTCACACACTTCTATATCATCAAAGGCAACCGCAGGGAGGCTGCCCGGATTTCAGCTGACTTCTATGGTAATGGTCAAGGTTATG GCTCATGGGCTGATCGCTCCCCTGTTCACGATGCTGCCAGCCAAGGACGACTGCTGGCCCTCAAGACCCTGATTGCTCAG GGCCACAGTGTGAATGTGCTGACAGTAGACCACATTAGTCCTCTTCATGAAGCGTGCGTAGGGAACCATGTTGCCTGTGCCAGAGCCCTGATAGATGCCGGAGCCAAC GTTAATGTGACAACTATTGATGGTGTGACTCCATTGTTCAATGCCTGCTCAGTTGGCAGTCTTCGCTGTCTCGAGCTTCTCTTGCAGAGTGATGCTAGACCACAGGCCCTGGCTTTATGCCAGCCTTCCCCAATCCATGAGACAGTCAGCAGAG GCTACAGCAATTTAGTGGAGGCATTGGTCGAGTGGGGTGTGGATGTAGATTATGAAATTCCTCACATGGGCACCCCTCTCTACACTGCTTGTCGATGTAAGGAGTTCATCTGTGCCCGCAAGCTGCTTGACGGAG GTGCAAATGTGCAAAGAGGCTCAAATATGGAGACTCCTCTTCATGCAGCTGCCCAGAAAGACTGTGTAAGCATATTAAAGCTACTGCTGGAATATGGGGCAGATATAAATGCACGCAACCTGGAGTATAAACGGCCCGTCGAGGTTGCTCCTCCAGGGAGTTTAACAGAGGGCTTCCTGTTGATTTATGAAG cTACTCCCCGTCCTTTGTGTCAGATGTGCCGTCAGCAAATCAGAGAGAGTTTGGGTCCTTCCCGACTTCATTGCATACCACATTTGCCCCTCCCAAAACCTATGAAGGATTTTTTACAATATAGATAA
- the asb5a gene encoding ankyrin repeat and SOCS box protein 5 isoform X3 — protein sequence MKVGEDDDDDVWNASAVILDIDSGSWADRSPVHDAASQGRLLALKTLIAQGHSVNVLTVDHISPLHEACVGNHVACARALIDAGANVNVTTIDGVTPLFNACSVGSLRCLELLLQSDARPQALALCQPSPIHETVSRGYSNLVEALVEWGVDVDYEIPHMGTPLYTACRCKEFICARKLLDGGANVQRGSNMETPLHAAAQKDCVSILKLLLEYGADINARNLEYKRPVEVAPPGSLTEGFLLIYEATPRPLCQMCRQQIRESLGPSRLHCIPHLPLPKPMKDFLQYR from the exons ATGAAGGTAggtgaagatgatgatgatgacgtgTGGAATGCATCAGCAGTTATACTGGATATTGACTCAG GCTCATGGGCTGATCGCTCCCCTGTTCACGATGCTGCCAGCCAAGGACGACTGCTGGCCCTCAAGACCCTGATTGCTCAG GGCCACAGTGTGAATGTGCTGACAGTAGACCACATTAGTCCTCTTCATGAAGCGTGCGTAGGGAACCATGTTGCCTGTGCCAGAGCCCTGATAGATGCCGGAGCCAAC GTTAATGTGACAACTATTGATGGTGTGACTCCATTGTTCAATGCCTGCTCAGTTGGCAGTCTTCGCTGTCTCGAGCTTCTCTTGCAGAGTGATGCTAGACCACAGGCCCTGGCTTTATGCCAGCCTTCCCCAATCCATGAGACAGTCAGCAGAG GCTACAGCAATTTAGTGGAGGCATTGGTCGAGTGGGGTGTGGATGTAGATTATGAAATTCCTCACATGGGCACCCCTCTCTACACTGCTTGTCGATGTAAGGAGTTCATCTGTGCCCGCAAGCTGCTTGACGGAG GTGCAAATGTGCAAAGAGGCTCAAATATGGAGACTCCTCTTCATGCAGCTGCCCAGAAAGACTGTGTAAGCATATTAAAGCTACTGCTGGAATATGGGGCAGATATAAATGCACGCAACCTGGAGTATAAACGGCCCGTCGAGGTTGCTCCTCCAGGGAGTTTAACAGAGGGCTTCCTGTTGATTTATGAAG cTACTCCCCGTCCTTTGTGTCAGATGTGCCGTCAGCAAATCAGAGAGAGTTTGGGTCCTTCCCGACTTCATTGCATACCACATTTGCCCCTCCCAAAACCTATGAAGGATTTTTTACAATATAGATAA
- the neil3 gene encoding endonuclease 8-like 3 isoform X1 — translation MVEGPGCTLNGEKIRAKVQKGQKVIKIHGTETNTSSAGSSPSSFQIFMGCEFTGVETLGKEMFMYFGTRALRLHFGMNGSLRINPQNKTDLNGKPPALVVQLSNDVVCFFDTTVEIRLTEAGKQKVRAMESLDVCSPKFSFSRAVEAVKRESARMLCDVLLDQSVLPGVGNIIKNEALFDSGLNPAVKVKQLTDEQVHHLVKMTRDFTLLFYKCRKNGSPLYKHYKVYKRPNCGQCSGTITVCRLGDNGRMTYFCQRCQTGDPSEINISKLPTRNSLIGWVYQGEMCSSHDDDDVAKREEEEWACPLCTLINLPSHKSCEACMSPRPEVSKEPPKLEHSPLSRDLIRYPCNAFAKPLQEIKMNRRAAFGNTTLVLTSLSAKPDSPLSLAINQTNTLETARGPSVRSDLQQKSHSNGNGGMRFKGNEQYKRESPADHSQPNKRMRTMNGELPGGSMQHSGRDTQKNDASLSTTPCCKSHHRPCALRVVTKDGENKGRQFYTCSLPKETQCNFFEWADLHFPMCHHGKRTLMKTVLKLGPNNGRNFYTCPVKMGKQCNFFQWAENGPGISNLPGR, via the exons ATGGTCGAGGGTCCGGGATGCACCTTAAATGGTGAGAAGATTCGCGCAAAAGTTCAAAAGGGACAGAAAGTTATAAAGATACACGGGACTGAAACTAATACATCA TCAGCTGGCAGCAGCCCTAGCTCCTTTCAGATCTTTATGGGCTGTGAGTTTACAGGAGTGGAAACATTAGGCAAAGAGATGTTCATGTATTTTGGCACAAGAGCTCTAAG ATTGCACTTTGGCATGAATGGTTCCTTGAGGATAAATCCCCAGAACAAAACTGATTTGAATGGAAAACCACCAGCGCTGGTTGTTCAACTTTCTAATGatgttgtttgtttctttgACACAACTGTAGAAATCAG ACTCACAGAAGCCGGCAAGCAGAAAGTAAGAGCCATGGAGAGTCTAGATGTCTGTTCACCCAAGTTTAGTTTCTCTCGGGCGGTGGAGGCTGTGAAGAGAGAGAGTGCAAGAATGCTCTGTGATGTGCTTTTGGATCAATCTGTTCTTCCTGGTGTAGGaaacattattaaaaatgaAGCCCTTTTCGACAGCGGTCTTAACCCTGCTGTCAAG GTCAAACAATTGACAGATGAACAGGTCCATCATCTTGTGAAGATGACACGAGATTTTACTCTCCTGTTTTATAAG tgtagaaaaAATGGATCCCCACTTTACAAGCATTACAAAGTGTACAAACGTCCAAACTGCGGCCAATGCAGTGGAACCATCACCGTCTGTCGACTGGGAGACAATGGCAGGATGACATACTTCTGTCAGCGCTGTCAGACAGGTGATCCAAGTGAAATCAACATTAG TAAACTCCCAACCCGTAACAGTTTGATTGGATGGGTATATCAGGGTGAAATGTGCAGTagtcatgatgatgatgatgtggcAAAGAGAGAGGAAGAGGAGTGGGCGTGTCCCCTCTGTACTCTCATCAACCTCCCAAGCCACAAATCCTGCGAAGCATGTATGAGCCCCAGACCAGAAG TGTCTAAAGAGCCCCCAAAGCTGGAACATTCACCCTTAAGTCGAGACCTGATCCGCTACCCGTGCAATGCTTTCGCCAAACCCCTGCAGGAAATAAAGATGAATCGCAGAGCTGCATTTGGGAACACCACTCTAGTCCTAACCAGCCTCAGTGCAAAACCTGACTCTCCTTTAAGTCTTGCCATTAACCAGACAAACACTCTAGAGACGGCGAGGGGTCCGAGTGTGCGCAGCGACTTGCAGCAGAAAAGTCACAGTAATGGGAATGGTGGGATGCGGTTCAAAGGCAATGAGCAATATAAAAGAGAATCTCCAGCAGACCACAGTCAACCTAACAAGAGAATGAGAACCATGAATGGAGAACTTCCTGGAGGAAGCATGCAGCACTCGGGGAG AGACACGCAGAAAAATGATGCCTCCTTATCCACCACCCCCTGCTGCAAAAGTCATCATCGGCCATGTGCCCTTAGGGTGGTCACTAAGGACGGAGAGAACAAAGGCAGACAGTTTTACACCTGCTCCCTCCCCAAGGAGACTCAGTGTAACTTCTTTGAG TGGGCAGACCTGCATTTTCCCATGTGTCATCATGGTAAACGGACTCTAATGAAGACCGTTCTAAAACTGGGACCAAATAATGGGCGCAATTTCTACACATGCCCAGTTAAAATGGGGAAGCAATGTAATTTTTTCCAGTGGGCTGAGAACGGGCCTGGCATCTCCAATCTTCCTGGCCGCTGA
- the neil3 gene encoding endonuclease 8-like 3 isoform X2: MVEGPGCTLNGEKIRAKVQKGQKVIKIHGTETNTSSAGSSPSSFQIFMGCEFTGVETLGKEMFMYFGTRALRLHFGMNGSLRINPQNKTDLNGKPPALVVQLSNDVVCFFDTTVEIRLTEAGKQKVRAMESLDVCSPKFSFSRAVEAVKRESARMLCDVLLDQSVLPGVGNIIKNEALFDSGLNPAVKVKQLTDEQVHHLVKMTRDFTLLFYKCRKNGSPLYKHYKVYKRPNCGQCSGTITVCRLGDNGRMTYFCQRCQTGDPSEINISKLPTRNSLIGWVYQGEMCSSHDDDDVAKREEEEWACPLCTLINLPSHKSCEACMSPRPEEPPKLEHSPLSRDLIRYPCNAFAKPLQEIKMNRRAAFGNTTLVLTSLSAKPDSPLSLAINQTNTLETARGPSVRSDLQQKSHSNGNGGMRFKGNEQYKRESPADHSQPNKRMRTMNGELPGGSMQHSGRDTQKNDASLSTTPCCKSHHRPCALRVVTKDGENKGRQFYTCSLPKETQCNFFEWADLHFPMCHHGKRTLMKTVLKLGPNNGRNFYTCPVKMGKQCNFFQWAENGPGISNLPGR; the protein is encoded by the exons ATGGTCGAGGGTCCGGGATGCACCTTAAATGGTGAGAAGATTCGCGCAAAAGTTCAAAAGGGACAGAAAGTTATAAAGATACACGGGACTGAAACTAATACATCA TCAGCTGGCAGCAGCCCTAGCTCCTTTCAGATCTTTATGGGCTGTGAGTTTACAGGAGTGGAAACATTAGGCAAAGAGATGTTCATGTATTTTGGCACAAGAGCTCTAAG ATTGCACTTTGGCATGAATGGTTCCTTGAGGATAAATCCCCAGAACAAAACTGATTTGAATGGAAAACCACCAGCGCTGGTTGTTCAACTTTCTAATGatgttgtttgtttctttgACACAACTGTAGAAATCAG ACTCACAGAAGCCGGCAAGCAGAAAGTAAGAGCCATGGAGAGTCTAGATGTCTGTTCACCCAAGTTTAGTTTCTCTCGGGCGGTGGAGGCTGTGAAGAGAGAGAGTGCAAGAATGCTCTGTGATGTGCTTTTGGATCAATCTGTTCTTCCTGGTGTAGGaaacattattaaaaatgaAGCCCTTTTCGACAGCGGTCTTAACCCTGCTGTCAAG GTCAAACAATTGACAGATGAACAGGTCCATCATCTTGTGAAGATGACACGAGATTTTACTCTCCTGTTTTATAAG tgtagaaaaAATGGATCCCCACTTTACAAGCATTACAAAGTGTACAAACGTCCAAACTGCGGCCAATGCAGTGGAACCATCACCGTCTGTCGACTGGGAGACAATGGCAGGATGACATACTTCTGTCAGCGCTGTCAGACAGGTGATCCAAGTGAAATCAACATTAG TAAACTCCCAACCCGTAACAGTTTGATTGGATGGGTATATCAGGGTGAAATGTGCAGTagtcatgatgatgatgatgtggcAAAGAGAGAGGAAGAGGAGTGGGCGTGTCCCCTCTGTACTCTCATCAACCTCCCAAGCCACAAATCCTGCGAAGCATGTATGAGCCCCAGACCAGAAG AGCCCCCAAAGCTGGAACATTCACCCTTAAGTCGAGACCTGATCCGCTACCCGTGCAATGCTTTCGCCAAACCCCTGCAGGAAATAAAGATGAATCGCAGAGCTGCATTTGGGAACACCACTCTAGTCCTAACCAGCCTCAGTGCAAAACCTGACTCTCCTTTAAGTCTTGCCATTAACCAGACAAACACTCTAGAGACGGCGAGGGGTCCGAGTGTGCGCAGCGACTTGCAGCAGAAAAGTCACAGTAATGGGAATGGTGGGATGCGGTTCAAAGGCAATGAGCAATATAAAAGAGAATCTCCAGCAGACCACAGTCAACCTAACAAGAGAATGAGAACCATGAATGGAGAACTTCCTGGAGGAAGCATGCAGCACTCGGGGAG AGACACGCAGAAAAATGATGCCTCCTTATCCACCACCCCCTGCTGCAAAAGTCATCATCGGCCATGTGCCCTTAGGGTGGTCACTAAGGACGGAGAGAACAAAGGCAGACAGTTTTACACCTGCTCCCTCCCCAAGGAGACTCAGTGTAACTTCTTTGAG TGGGCAGACCTGCATTTTCCCATGTGTCATCATGGTAAACGGACTCTAATGAAGACCGTTCTAAAACTGGGACCAAATAATGGGCGCAATTTCTACACATGCCCAGTTAAAATGGGGAAGCAATGTAATTTTTTCCAGTGGGCTGAGAACGGGCCTGGCATCTCCAATCTTCCTGGCCGCTGA
- the aga gene encoding N(4)-(beta-N-acetylglucosaminyl)-L-asparaginase codes for MIKIGLIICLLPISRASLPLVINTWRFEDATSAAWSTLQKGGSVVDAVERGCGLCELEQCDGSVGFGDHPDEQGETTLDAMIMNGDTMEVGAVGDLRRVKNAVGVARAVMENTDHTFLVGESASIFAENMGFKSEDLSTNKSITIFSQWLQNNCQPNYRKNVFPDPSKFCGPYKPKAMLWRPKHKKRNIDPRAHDTIGMIVIDKNGKVAAATSTNGANHKIPGRVGDSPVAGAGAYADSTVGGAAATGDGDVMMRFLPSFLAVELMRSGAEPSIACKTAISRIKKYYPTFFGAVICANTTGGYGAACNKIPELSQFSFMVFDSQTNQPRLEKVDCF; via the exons ATGATAAAAATAGGTCTCATCATTTGCTTGCTCCCTATTAGCCGAGCCTCTCTTCCCTTGGTTATCAATACTTGGCGTTTTGAAGATGCAACAAGCGCGG cctGGAGCACGCTGCAAAAAGGCGGCTCGGTTGTTGATGCGGTGGAGAGGGGCTGCGGGCTGTGTGAACTGGAGCAGTGTGACGGAAGCGTGGGGTTTGGCGACCACCCGGACGAGCAGGGAGAGACCACCTTGGATGCTATGATCATGAATGG AGATACAATGGAAGTGGGTGCAGTGGGAGACCTGCGCAGGGTTAAAAATGCTGTGGGTGTGGCTCGAGCAGTAATGGAAAACACAGATCACACCTTCTTAGTGGGAGAATCAG CCTCAATCTTTGCTGAAAACATGGGCTTTAAATCTGAAGACTTGTCCACTAACAAATCAATAACAATTTTCTCCCAATGGTTGCAGAACAATTGTCAACCCAACTATAGAAAG aatgTTTTTCCAGACCCCTCCAAATTTTGTGGGCCATACAAGCCCAAAGCCATGCTATGGAGGCCAAAACATAAGAAAAgaaacattgaccccagggctCATGATACAATTG GAATGATTGTGATTGATAAGAATGGAAAGGTGGCTGCTGCAACATCAACTAATGGAGCAAATCATAAGATACCTGG CCGTGTAGGTGATTCACCAGTGGCTGGAGCTGGAGCGTATGCAGATAGCACAGTGGGGGGAGCTGCTGCCACTGGCGATGGAGACGTCATGATGCGTTTTCTTCCAAG TTTTTTAGCTGTTGAATTAATGAGATCTGGAGCTGAACCATCCATTGCTTGCAAGACAGCCATCTCTAGAATCAAGAAATACTACCCCACATTTTTTGGAGCTGTTATTTGTGCCAATACTACTGGTGGATACG gtgctgcTTGCAACAAGATTCCTGAGCTCAGTCAGTTCTCCTTCATGGTGTTTGACTCGCAGACAAATCAACCTCGGCTGGAGAAAGTGGACTGCTTTTAA